A window of Longispora fulva contains these coding sequences:
- a CDS encoding TrmH family RNA methyltransferase, with amino-acid sequence MPIVITDPDDPRLADYRALTDVSLRTVFEPPNGLFVAEGELVLRRALRAGYRPRSFLVDAKRVDQLPNADAPVYAADQAVLEQITGFHVHRGVLASFHRKEPLVAADLLATARRVAILEDVNNHTNLGAIFRGAAGLGIEAVLLSPSCADPLYRRAVRVSMGEVFAVPYATLEPWPAALADVRAHGFAVLAMTPGPEAVPLHRAVKTDRTAILLGAEGPGLSRHAIEASDTPVRIPMRRGVDSLNVAAAAAVAFYELGREDD; translated from the coding sequence GTGCCTATCGTGATCACCGACCCCGACGACCCGCGCCTCGCCGACTACCGCGCGCTGACCGACGTCTCCCTGCGCACGGTCTTCGAGCCGCCGAACGGCCTGTTCGTCGCGGAGGGTGAGCTGGTGCTCCGCCGGGCACTGCGGGCCGGCTACCGCCCCCGGTCGTTCCTCGTCGACGCCAAGCGGGTCGACCAACTCCCGAACGCCGACGCGCCGGTGTACGCCGCCGACCAGGCCGTCCTCGAGCAGATCACCGGATTCCACGTGCACCGCGGCGTCCTGGCCTCCTTCCACCGCAAGGAGCCCTTGGTCGCCGCCGACCTGCTGGCCACGGCGCGGCGGGTCGCGATCCTGGAGGACGTCAACAACCACACGAACCTGGGCGCGATCTTCCGGGGCGCGGCCGGACTGGGCATCGAGGCGGTGCTGTTGTCCCCGTCGTGCGCCGATCCGCTGTACCGGCGGGCGGTCCGGGTGAGCATGGGCGAGGTGTTCGCCGTCCCGTACGCGACCCTGGAGCCGTGGCCGGCCGCGCTCGCCGACGTCCGCGCGCACGGGTTCGCGGTGCTGGCGATGACCCCGGGTCCGGAGGCGGTGCCGTTGCACCGGGCGGTGAAGACCGACCGGACGGCCATCCTGCTCGGCGCGGAGGGTCCGGGGCTGTCCCGGCACGCGATCGAGGCCAGCGACACCCCGGTCCGGATCCCGATGCGCCGGGGCGTCGACTCGTTGAACGTGGCCGCGGCAGCCGCCGTCGCGTTCTACGAGCTCGGCCGTGAAGACGACTGA
- a CDS encoding NfeD family protein, with translation MTFVLLMFGVGALLAAGTAALGAPVWAQLVVFGIGSGLSLALLRPVLTKHRLNQHGAIAVGVEAIEGSDAMVLRTVTADEGMIKIGGEIWTARAYDATQVFETGEHVQVMKIDGATALVWRN, from the coding sequence ATGACGTTCGTCCTTCTCATGTTCGGCGTCGGGGCGCTCCTGGCCGCCGGCACTGCCGCCCTGGGCGCACCCGTCTGGGCGCAGCTCGTCGTCTTCGGGATCGGCTCCGGCCTGTCGCTCGCGCTGCTGCGCCCGGTGCTGACGAAGCACCGGCTGAACCAGCACGGCGCGATCGCGGTCGGGGTGGAGGCGATCGAGGGTTCCGACGCGATGGTCCTGAGGACCGTCACGGCGGACGAAGGAATGATCAAAATCGGGGGCGAGATCTGGACGGCCCGGGCCTATGACGCCACCCAGGTGTTCGAGACCGGAGAGCACGTCCAGGTCATGAAAATCGATGGCGCCACGGCGCTGGTGTGGAGGAACTGA
- a CDS encoding quinone oxidoreductase family protein, with the protein MKAIVLDTDNQYRLTELDEPTPGPGQVAIRVGHVGVQWGDALIRDGRFPVPRPFVAGFDVSGRIHAVGEGVDPGRIGERVAALATGGGYAETVLVPTVLALPSGGLSSAEAAGFGWGATTAYDLIHTVSRLAAGESVLIHAAAGGVGTAAAQFARLAGAGRIVGVVGSPSKVDYALRFGYDEVVPSSGFRDLLAGERFDVVLDSVGGRTSRASLDLLAGGGRLVAFGTAGGEEFSVPATELTMANQAVLGYSSFTLSHTDPGRLADSARRALALVVDGRVRLDITAEYELADVAAAVAAMADRATVGRTVVRVA; encoded by the coding sequence ATGAAGGCCATCGTGCTCGACACCGACAACCAGTACCGCCTCACCGAGCTGGACGAGCCGACCCCCGGCCCCGGCCAGGTGGCGATCCGGGTCGGCCACGTCGGGGTCCAGTGGGGCGACGCGCTGATCCGCGACGGGCGCTTCCCTGTGCCCCGGCCCTTCGTCGCGGGGTTCGACGTGTCGGGCCGGATCCACGCCGTCGGCGAAGGGGTCGACCCGGGCCGGATCGGGGAGCGGGTGGCCGCGCTGGCCACCGGCGGCGGGTACGCCGAGACGGTCCTGGTCCCCACCGTGCTCGCCCTGCCGTCCGGCGGGCTGTCCTCCGCCGAGGCGGCCGGCTTCGGCTGGGGCGCCACCACCGCCTACGACCTGATCCACACCGTGTCCCGGCTCGCGGCCGGCGAGAGCGTCCTGATCCACGCCGCCGCCGGCGGGGTGGGCACCGCCGCGGCCCAGTTCGCCCGACTCGCCGGCGCGGGCCGCATCGTCGGCGTGGTCGGCTCCCCGTCCAAGGTCGACTACGCGCTCCGGTTCGGCTACGACGAGGTCGTGCCGTCCTCCGGGTTCCGGGACCTGCTGGCCGGGGAGCGTTTCGACGTGGTCCTCGACTCGGTCGGCGGCCGGACCAGCCGGGCGAGCCTGGACCTACTGGCCGGCGGCGGCCGGCTGGTCGCGTTCGGCACGGCCGGCGGCGAGGAGTTCAGCGTCCCGGCGACCGAGCTGACCATGGCCAACCAGGCGGTGCTCGGCTACAGCAGCTTCACCCTCAGCCACACCGATCCCGGGCGGCTCGCCGACTCGGCCCGGCGCGCGCTGGCGCTGGTCGTCGACGGCCGGGTCCGGCTGGACATCACCGCGGAGTACGAGCTGGCCGACGTCGCCGCGGCCGTGGCCGCGATGGCCGACCGGGCCACCGTCGGCCGGACGGTCGTGCGGGTCGCCTGA
- a CDS encoding N-acetylglucosamine kinase, producing the protein MSDPLVIGLDVGGTSSRVVVTDLNGVRFGTGRGGGGNPVAHGAAAAASAIGTAIDAALAGVDPGRILAAVIGLAGGTQMRKALDEVWPDHGITCPVRLVGDAVVAFAAGTADPDGTVLIAGTGAIAGQIVDRRLGLISDGHGWLLGDRGSGFWLGLHAVRAALADLEEGIGTSLTSLIRDKLIGQSVFGTRRELVSAMIAAAHAEPPVTLSRFAPLVLDAAAAGDPVAKNLITEAAGYLLRSTAAVRGPAETGPIALAGSLLTVATPLAQRVREELAARWPGAALVTATDGAAGAAWLAALSLDPSAPHPSTVRATGS; encoded by the coding sequence GTGTCCGATCCGTTGGTCATTGGGTTGGATGTCGGGGGTACCTCGTCCCGAGTAGTGGTCACCGACCTCAACGGTGTCCGGTTCGGCACCGGCCGCGGCGGCGGCGGCAACCCGGTGGCGCACGGCGCGGCCGCCGCGGCGTCGGCCATCGGCACCGCGATCGACGCGGCCCTGGCCGGCGTCGACCCCGGCCGGATCCTGGCGGCCGTGATCGGGCTCGCCGGGGGCACCCAGATGCGAAAAGCCCTGGACGAGGTGTGGCCGGACCACGGAATCACCTGCCCGGTCCGGCTGGTCGGGGACGCGGTCGTGGCCTTCGCCGCCGGCACGGCGGACCCGGACGGGACCGTGCTGATCGCCGGCACCGGGGCGATCGCCGGCCAGATCGTCGACCGCCGGCTGGGCCTGATCTCCGACGGGCACGGCTGGCTGCTCGGTGACCGGGGCTCCGGATTCTGGTTAGGACTGCACGCCGTTCGGGCGGCACTCGCCGACCTCGAGGAGGGCATCGGAACCTCCCTTACCTCACTAATCAGGGACAAACTCATCGGGCAGTCCGTGTTCGGAACCCGCCGGGAACTCGTGAGCGCGATGATCGCGGCCGCGCACGCCGAGCCACCGGTCACTTTATCTAGATTTGCACCATTAGTTCTTGATGCTGCCGCAGCGGGCGACCCGGTGGCGAAAAACCTTATTACCGAGGCCGCCGGATACCTGCTCCGATCAACCGCCGCCGTCCGCGGGCCGGCCGAGACGGGCCCCATCGCCCTGGCCGGGTCGCTGCTGACCGTCGCGACACCCCTGGCTCAGCGGGTACGGGAGGAGCTCGCCGCGCGCTGGCCGGGCGCCGCACTCGTCACGGCCACCGACGGGGCGGCCGGGGCGGCCTGGCTCGCCGCGCTCAGCCTGGACCCGTCGGCTCCGCACCCGTCCACGGTGCGCGCGACGGGATCCTGA
- a CDS encoding MurR/RpiR family transcriptional regulator: MAEQVPSYATELAVGENVLIRIRSLLPELTGALQRVAEQVLADPLRAARATIVELAERSGTSPATVTRFCRALGFEGYAELRLAVAAEAGAATRAAGWSVDIGREILPTDPLDRVLNQIIVADARAIESTAALLDLDAVDAAATAIANANRVDIYGIGGSALVGAELQICLHRIGVASWAWTEVHLGLASSALLGPGDVALGVSHSGGARETIEMLAEAGSHGATTIALTSFPRSPLGELADIVLTTAATEIAFRPDALSARHSQLVVLDLVYVAVAQRTHDRSHAAFQRTAHAVAAHRDEQTASRRRGRAVPTVGGE; the protein is encoded by the coding sequence ATGGCCGAGCAGGTCCCGAGCTACGCGACGGAACTGGCCGTCGGCGAGAACGTCCTCATCCGGATCCGCTCTCTGCTGCCCGAGCTGACCGGCGCCCTGCAGAGGGTCGCTGAGCAGGTCCTGGCCGACCCGCTGCGCGCCGCGCGGGCCACGATCGTCGAGCTGGCCGAGCGCAGCGGCACCTCCCCGGCCACCGTCACCCGGTTCTGCCGGGCCCTGGGCTTCGAGGGGTACGCGGAGCTGCGGCTCGCCGTCGCCGCCGAGGCGGGCGCGGCCACCCGGGCCGCCGGCTGGAGCGTGGACATCGGCCGGGAGATCCTGCCGACCGACCCGCTGGACCGGGTGCTCAACCAGATCATCGTCGCCGACGCCCGCGCGATCGAGAGCACGGCGGCGCTGCTGGACCTCGACGCGGTGGACGCGGCGGCCACGGCCATCGCCAACGCCAACCGGGTCGACATCTACGGCATCGGCGGCAGCGCCCTCGTCGGCGCGGAGCTGCAGATCTGTCTGCATCGGATCGGCGTCGCCTCCTGGGCCTGGACAGAGGTGCACCTGGGCCTCGCCAGCTCCGCGCTGCTCGGCCCCGGCGACGTGGCCCTCGGGGTGTCGCACTCCGGCGGGGCCCGCGAGACGATCGAGATGCTCGCCGAGGCCGGCAGCCACGGCGCGACCACGATCGCGCTCACCAGCTTCCCCCGCTCTCCGCTCGGCGAGCTCGCCGACATCGTGCTCACGACGGCGGCCACCGAGATCGCGTTCCGCCCGGACGCGCTGTCCGCGCGGCACTCGCAGCTGGTCGTCCTCGACCTGGTGTACGTGGCGGTGGCGCAGCGCACCCACGACCGCAGCCACGCCGCGTTCCAGCGCACGGCACACGCCGTCGCCGCGCACCGCGACGAGCAGACCGCCAGCCGGCGGCGCGGCCGGGCCGTCCCCA
- a CDS encoding MarR family winged helix-turn-helix transcriptional regulator gives MTEVHLCSQIRRADQALAARHEAVLRGFGLTMAQYMVLLHLSEATSMSGAQLARASGVTPQTMAPMLATLREKGLIAREPSAVHGKVMIASLTGEGRAVLERAHQQVVVLEEAFYAAFSPAERVTLAGLLERAAAVLAEQAAAHRSA, from the coding sequence ATGACCGAGGTGCACCTCTGCTCGCAGATCAGGCGGGCCGACCAGGCGCTGGCCGCCCGGCACGAGGCGGTGCTGCGGGGGTTCGGGCTGACGATGGCGCAGTACATGGTGCTGCTGCACCTGAGCGAGGCGACCAGCATGTCCGGGGCGCAACTCGCCCGGGCCAGCGGCGTCACCCCGCAGACGATGGCCCCGATGCTGGCCACCCTGCGCGAGAAGGGCCTGATCGCCCGCGAGCCGTCCGCCGTGCACGGCAAGGTGATGATCGCGTCCCTCACCGGCGAGGGCCGCGCCGTGCTCGAGCGCGCCCACCAGCAGGTCGTCGTCCTGGAGGAGGCCTTCTATGCCGCCTTCTCGCCCGCAGAGCGCGTGACGCTGGCCGGGCTGCTGGAGCGGGCGGCGGCGGTGCTCGCCGAGCAGGCGGCGGCCCACAGATCGGCCTGA
- a CDS encoding SPFH domain-containing protein has product MGNLILVVVAALVFLLVVMLVRAVRIVPQQRHDIVERLGKYNRTLTPGLNLLIPVIESVRAKVDMREQVVSFPPQPVITSDNLVVSIDTVLYFKVIDPGRATYEIASFLQAIEQLTVTTLRNVIGSLDLEKALTSRDQINQHLSVVLDEATGRWGIKVTRVEIKAIEPPPSIRDSMEKQMRAERDRRAAILTAEGVKQSQILTAEGDRQGQVLRARGDREARMLRAEGEAKAIQTVFNAIHAANPDPKLLAYQYLQTLPQIANGQANKVWIIPAELTQALGGIGQALGGAFGDLSNPSPTPITSPPEAVDPEIQQIEEAAAAEVAAIEESGKAI; this is encoded by the coding sequence ATGGGCAACCTGATCCTGGTGGTGGTCGCCGCCCTGGTATTCCTGCTGGTGGTGATGCTCGTGCGCGCGGTGCGGATCGTCCCGCAGCAGCGGCACGACATCGTCGAGCGGCTCGGCAAGTACAACCGGACGCTCACCCCGGGTCTGAACCTGCTGATCCCGGTGATCGAGTCCGTGCGCGCCAAGGTCGACATGCGCGAGCAGGTCGTCAGCTTCCCGCCGCAGCCGGTGATCACGTCCGACAACCTGGTCGTCTCGATCGACACGGTGCTCTACTTCAAGGTCATCGACCCGGGCCGCGCCACCTACGAGATCGCCAGCTTCCTGCAGGCCATCGAGCAGCTCACGGTCACCACCCTGCGTAACGTGATCGGCTCGCTGGACCTGGAGAAGGCCCTGACCAGCCGGGACCAGATCAACCAGCACCTGAGCGTCGTCCTGGACGAGGCGACCGGCCGCTGGGGCATCAAGGTCACCCGGGTCGAGATCAAGGCCATCGAGCCGCCGCCGAGCATCCGCGACTCCATGGAGAAGCAGATGCGCGCCGAGCGGGACCGCCGGGCCGCGATCCTGACCGCCGAGGGCGTCAAGCAGTCCCAGATCCTCACCGCCGAGGGTGACCGCCAGGGCCAGGTCCTGCGGGCCCGGGGCGACCGGGAGGCCCGGATGCTGCGCGCCGAGGGTGAGGCGAAGGCCATCCAGACCGTGTTCAACGCGATCCACGCGGCGAACCCGGACCCGAAGCTGCTGGCGTACCAGTACCTGCAGACCCTGCCGCAGATCGCCAACGGCCAGGCCAACAAGGTGTGGATCATCCCGGCGGAGCTGACCCAGGCCCTCGGCGGGATCGGCCAGGCGCTCGGGGGCGCGTTCGGAGACCTGAGCAACCCGAGCCCGACGCCGATCACCTCGCCCCCGGAGGCCGTCGACCCGGAGATCCAGCAGATCGAGGAGGCCGCCGCCGCAGAGGTCGCCGCGATCGAGGAGTCGGGCAAAGCAATCTAA
- a CDS encoding PucR family transcriptional regulator translates to MFPTVRDVLVLDPVRYGAPRVVAGHAGLERPVRWVHSAEVPDIAGLLRGGELVLTTGIGMPASDSGLRTFIAELAEVGCAGLVVELGRRYTGGVPKSMAIAAERAGLPLIELHRATPFVPITEAVHALILDAQLAELTATEAIHQRFTELTVEGADPAEVVREVAQLAHGPVVLENLARQVLSYDAAGDRPEMLLDGWEAFSRGLRVEGRTGFDPATGWLATVVGARGHDWGRLLLRCGGDGPPPSRLIILLERAASTLALDRLVRRDEEGLERQVHRTLLTGLLEHSRSAAEIALRAKALGVPLERRRLVGIVLRSREDERGPVAAHLQLRELTDSVGEALRETRLAGLCGALDEHAVGVLLALPGADREPSALASFAECVHRMSTRPVLIGVGSGVDEIREARRSLLEAGQVAQVARHATRPAPYYQLTDVGLRGLLHLLRGDARLQTYVERELGPLLASRGGVPGEELLGALRAYLAHGRNKSAAAAALHLSRPAFYERLNRIGRLLTVDLESAEDCLSLHVAILALDALRD, encoded by the coding sequence ATGTTTCCCACCGTCCGGGACGTGCTGGTCCTCGACCCGGTGCGGTACGGTGCCCCACGCGTCGTCGCCGGGCACGCCGGCCTGGAGCGCCCGGTCCGCTGGGTGCACTCCGCCGAGGTGCCCGACATCGCCGGCCTGCTCCGGGGCGGGGAGCTGGTGCTCACAACCGGGATCGGGATGCCCGCCAGCGACTCCGGGCTGCGCACGTTCATCGCGGAGCTGGCCGAGGTCGGGTGCGCGGGGCTGGTGGTCGAGCTGGGCCGGCGGTACACGGGCGGGGTGCCGAAGTCGATGGCCATCGCCGCCGAGCGCGCAGGGCTGCCGCTGATCGAGTTGCACCGGGCCACGCCGTTCGTCCCGATCACCGAGGCCGTGCACGCGCTGATCCTCGACGCGCAGCTCGCCGAGCTGACCGCCACGGAGGCGATCCACCAGCGGTTCACGGAGCTGACCGTGGAGGGCGCGGACCCGGCGGAGGTGGTCCGGGAGGTCGCCCAGCTCGCGCACGGCCCGGTGGTGCTGGAGAACCTGGCCCGCCAGGTGCTCAGCTACGACGCGGCCGGCGACCGGCCGGAGATGCTGCTCGACGGCTGGGAGGCGTTCAGCCGGGGCCTGCGGGTCGAGGGCCGGACCGGGTTCGACCCGGCGACCGGATGGCTGGCCACCGTGGTCGGGGCCCGGGGGCACGACTGGGGTCGGCTGCTGCTGCGCTGCGGGGGCGACGGCCCGCCGCCGTCCCGCCTGATCATCCTGCTCGAACGGGCCGCCTCGACCCTGGCCCTGGACCGGCTGGTCCGCCGGGACGAGGAGGGCCTGGAACGCCAGGTGCACCGCACCCTGCTCACCGGCCTGCTGGAGCACTCCCGCTCCGCGGCGGAGATCGCGCTGCGGGCCAAGGCGCTCGGCGTGCCCCTGGAGCGGCGCCGGCTGGTCGGCATCGTGCTGCGCAGCCGGGAGGACGAACGCGGCCCGGTCGCGGCGCACCTGCAACTGCGGGAGCTCACGGACAGTGTCGGCGAGGCGCTCCGCGAGACCCGGCTGGCGGGGCTGTGCGGGGCGCTCGACGAGCACGCGGTGGGCGTGCTGCTGGCCCTGCCGGGGGCCGATCGGGAGCCGTCGGCGCTCGCGTCGTTCGCCGAGTGCGTGCACCGGATGAGTACAAGACCGGTGTTGATCGGGGTCGGCTCAGGGGTGGACGAGATCCGGGAGGCGCGCCGGAGTCTGCTGGAGGCCGGCCAGGTCGCCCAGGTGGCCAGGCATGCGACCCGACCGGCCCCGTACTACCAGCTCACCGACGTGGGGCTGCGCGGGTTGCTGCACCTGTTGCGGGGCGACGCGCGGCTGCAGACGTACGTCGAGCGCGAGTTGGGGCCCCTGTTGGCGTCCCGGGGCGGGGTGCCGGGGGAGGAGCTGCTCGGCGCGCTGCGGGCCTACCTGGCCCACGGGAGGAACAAGTCGGCGGCGGCTGCCGCCCTGCACCTGTCCCGGCCGGCGTTCTACGAACGGCTGAACCGGATCGGCCGGCTCCTCACCGTCGACCTCGAGTCGGCGGAGGACTGCCTGTCACTCCACGTGGCGATCTTGGCGCTCGACGCCCTCCGCGACTGA
- a CDS encoding C39 family peptidase has protein sequence MRYATYSESLVPAEPSGPPRHVAYRAVDLAGGHGAGAGYSRGAVILTAPVGTVSYTDPFVAHAAAQDFEYGQWTTPEVVAPFGFTDLIASWYADTPEGTWIEIAAQVRGTAGTSSWLTLARWSGDDSTVHPTSVPGQREATGRVSTDAWLAADGNEGVGWRLRVTLMRPAGTELFPTLRYLGAMVSALPSEVPGPSAPGPTVGRVLDVPSYSQRLHAGQYPHWDGGGDSWCSPTSTSMVLRYWTDGPHPDEFDWVEPDYVDRHVHHAVRHCYDYSYGGAGNWSFNTAYAARYGLDAFVTRLRDLREAEEFIAAGIPLVASIRVVAGELDGAGYTASGHLLVIAGFTPGGDVVCHDPAAPDSGSVRRVYRRGQLEKAWLGASGGIVYVIRREDVPLPARRAEANW, from the coding sequence ATGAGGTATGCCACGTATTCGGAGTCCCTGGTGCCCGCTGAACCCTCGGGGCCGCCCCGCCACGTCGCGTACCGGGCGGTGGATCTCGCCGGGGGCCATGGTGCCGGCGCCGGCTACTCGCGCGGGGCCGTCATCCTCACCGCGCCGGTCGGCACAGTGTCCTACACGGACCCGTTCGTGGCGCACGCGGCGGCACAGGACTTCGAGTACGGGCAGTGGACGACGCCGGAGGTGGTCGCGCCGTTCGGGTTCACCGACCTGATCGCGTCGTGGTACGCGGACACCCCCGAGGGCACCTGGATCGAGATCGCGGCCCAGGTGCGCGGGACGGCCGGCACGTCGAGCTGGCTGACCCTCGCCCGGTGGTCCGGCGACGACTCCACCGTGCACCCGACGTCGGTGCCCGGCCAGCGCGAGGCCACCGGCCGGGTGTCCACCGACGCCTGGCTGGCCGCCGACGGCAACGAGGGCGTCGGCTGGCGGCTGCGGGTGACGCTGATGCGCCCGGCGGGCACGGAGCTGTTCCCCACGCTGCGGTACCTGGGCGCGATGGTGTCGGCGCTGCCGTCGGAGGTCCCCGGGCCGAGTGCCCCCGGGCCGACCGTCGGCCGGGTGCTGGACGTGCCGTCGTACTCGCAGCGGCTGCACGCCGGGCAGTACCCGCACTGGGACGGCGGCGGCGACTCGTGGTGCTCGCCGACGTCGACGAGCATGGTCCTGCGGTACTGGACGGACGGCCCGCACCCCGACGAGTTCGACTGGGTCGAACCGGACTACGTCGACCGGCACGTGCACCACGCCGTCCGGCACTGCTACGACTACTCCTACGGCGGGGCCGGCAACTGGTCGTTCAACACCGCGTACGCGGCCCGGTACGGGCTCGACGCGTTCGTGACCCGGCTGCGGGACCTGCGCGAGGCCGAGGAGTTCATCGCCGCCGGCATCCCCCTGGTCGCCTCGATCCGGGTGGTGGCCGGGGAGCTGGACGGCGCGGGGTACACGGCGAGCGGGCACCTGCTGGTCATTGCCGGCTTCACCCCGGGCGGCGACGTGGTCTGCCACGACCCGGCGGCCCCGGACAGCGGCTCGGTCCGCCGGGTGTACCGGCGCGGGCAACTGGAGAAGGCGTGGCTCGGGGCGAGCGGTGGGATCGTGTACGTGATCCGGCGGGAGGACGTGCCGCTGCCGGCGCGCCGGGCCGAGGCCAACTGGTAG